CATTTTTCTTAGAGGTAATCACGATGCCTTATGCCATCAATGGCTTACCGGTGGCGACGATAACCCAATGTGGTTTATGCATGGCGGCGAAGCCACGGTAAAATCGTACGGGAAGGTAGATGATAGCACAAAAAGGGAGCATATTATGTTCTATGAAAACCTTAAGGATTATTATTTGGATGACGCGAATAGACTGTTCTTGCACGCGGGCTTTACAAACCTAAAGGGCGTAGCCTATGAATATACGTCCAAGACCTTCTATTGGGACCGAACGCTTTGGGAACTGGTCTTGTCAATAGACCCAAATTTGAAAGAAGGTGATATGTATTTTCCTAAAAGACTTACGCATTACAAAGAGATTTACATTGGCCATACCCCTGTAACGCGAATGGGGAAAACCACGCCTCAAAATGCTGTAAATGTTTGGAATATTGATACCGGAGCAGCATTTAAAGGACCTCTCACCGCTTTTGATATTCAGACCAAAAAATATTGGCAAAGTGAGCCTGTGCACACGTTCTATCCCAATGAAACAGGCAGAAATTAGTAAATCAATTTAATTTTAAAGGCTAAAACAGCGCAGAATTAACGAACTTTGATAAAAATTGATATATGTCCGAGAAGAATATACGACTAGAAGTAATGCAGGCCATTGAGCCCGAAGTGGAAGGGTTTATGGAGAATTTTCTGATAAAACCTGAAGATATATGGCAGCCTACGGATTTTCTCCCTGATTCCGAAAGTGATGGGTTTTTGGACCATGTAGAACAATTACGGGAAGAATCGAAAGAGTTGGGCTATGATTTTTGGGTAACCATGGTGGCGGATACCATTACCGAAGAAGCCTTGCCTACATACGAATCGTGGTTAATGGATGTTGTTGGGATAGACCAGCATGGAGAATATAAGACCAATGGCTGGGCCAAATGGGTTAGGGCATGGACCGCAGAAGAGAATAGACATGGGGATGTGCTGAACAAATACTTATATCTATCCGGAAGGGTGAATATGAAGGAAATAGAAATAACTACGCAGCACCTTATTTCGGACGGTTTTGATATTGGTACCGATAGGGACCCATATAAGAATTTTGTGTACACTTCCTTTCAAGAATTGGCCACGAACATCTCTCACAAACGTGTGGGGCAAATGGCTAAGAAAAAGGGGAACGCCTTATTAGGTAAGATGTGTACGATAATTGCAGGGGACGAAATGAGGCATCATTTGGCCTATAGAGAATTCGTAAAAACGATTATGGGTCACGACCCTAATGGAATGATGTTGGCCTTTGCCGATATGATGAAACAGAAAATAGTAATGCCGGCTCACTTTTTAAGAGAATCCGGAGGTACCATTGGTACTGCCTTTGAGAACTTCTCAAATTGTGCACAAAGACTTGGTGTTTATACCGCTCAGGATTACATAGATATTCTTGCAAAGTTGAATGCTTTTTGGGAGATTGATGCAGTAAGGGGACTTAATGACGAAGCACAAAAAGCAAGGGACTATTTGATGAAACTTCCTGAAAGATTGGAGCGTATTGCCTCTAGAATGAAGTTTCCAGAAGATCAGTACCACTTTAAATGGGTAGAAGCCAACGGAATGTTGTAGCGCTAAGTTTCAAGAAAATAAAAAGCCCAATCTCAAAGTGAGATTGGGCTTTTATTTTTGGTTGGTTATTGATTATAATTTACCGTGATCATGTTCATCTTGCCATTTCACAAGTTCACTCCATTTGCCTTCATAGGCCATTTTGGCTTGCATAGGCCATGACGCAGGATTATGAACCTGATAGCGCTTTCCACCGCCGTCCAGTACTTTTTGGCATTCCGCTACGGAAGCTTCTGATAGTGCTTTCCAGGTTTTAATTCCGGAATCTTTGAACATACCTTCTATTTTAGGCCCTATGCCCTCAACAACTTTAAGGTCATCTTGCTTAATGGCTTTACCGAAGGCCGCCTTTGCTCCTGCGGCATCAAAAGGAATAGATGCTACCGCCGCACCCGCTGCAAAAGAAGATACTGTACTTGTTACATTGGCCTTGGCACTGCTCACTCTCTTATTACAAGCATCTAAATCGGCTTTTAACTTTGCATTTTTATCTTGTAGCAGTTTTAAATCTGCAGAATTGTCAATGGTGGTATTTCCGCTTCGGCCAATGAGGTAGCCAAGAATTCCACTAATTATCCCGACTAAAGCTGGGATCAACCAACACCAGATATTCATATTTTCAAAATTCATTTTATACTATTTTAATTTGTTAGTGATTTAATTGTTTAGTGTTACTACAGTTCTTCTATTTTTAGACCTACCTTCTTCAGTGGCGTTGCTCTCTATAGGAGACGTCTGCCCTTTAGATGAGGTTTTTATTTTTGATTCGGCAATTCCGTTTCGCATGAGATAGGCTTTGGCAAAATTTGCTCTGTCCAAACCAAGTCTCATGTTAGTGGCAGCTACCCCGGTATTATCAGTGTGGCCCACCACGTTTGCGGTGGCACCCTCCATTTTATCCAAATACCTAGAAATATCGGCTACCTTTTGGCGCTGTTCTGCATTTAAACTTATAGATGCTTCTGCCGTATTGAAATATAGCGTAAGCGGATCAGCATTTATTTTATCGAACAGTGCTTTCATCTCTTCGGCCGCATCCTCAGATTCTCCACCTAAGCTGTAGCTTACAGGTCCAAGATATACGTTCTCCCTGGCCACCATACTTTCCATTAGCGCTCCCATCGTATTTATTCTAGAAGAGGAAATTCCGTTGGATACCAAATGGTTTTTGACCGCATTGGCTCTGGCAAGCCCTAGATTAGGATAGGCGCTATCGTTGTTTTCGTCACTTTTATAGTACCCCGTAATATTAATTACTTTTCCTGCATTGGTCTCTAAGAAACCTTTAAGGCTTGTAATACCTTCTTCCATACTAGCGGCTAGTGGCATTAGTATAGACGAAGAAGAACTATTAAAGTTGTAATTGTCATTGTTGTTATAAGCGTAATCTCCATCCTTAAAGGCAAAAGGATATGAAGTTGCTTCTGGCACAATGGGTGCTGCTACCTCTTTTGGAGGCTCTTGTTCTACACTAACTCCGCATTCACTGCAGCAGGTAATGTAAAAATAAGTCCCTGCCAAAATAGTGATCAACATCAGCAGTAGATTCGTTGTTGTTTTTGTCATTTTTAAATAGTGTTTAGTGTTTCATCCACAATGTATTAAAAAAATCTTAAAATTTTTGAATATTCGATAGCTTAATTGCTAGTAATCAAGGAGGAGTGATTTTCCAACTATAACTAAAATGATACCATTTGCACATTCAAACGGCAAGGAGGCATAATTCATATTTTTTTAAAAGAAGATATTTCGGAACTTTCTGATGCAAATAAAATACACCCTATCGCTCCCGACAAAGTTCCGGCACTGGGATAGGGTTTTATGACATATTTGAGTTAGTTGGTTAATTAAGTAAACCCTATCGTATCCTTAACGATAGGGTTATTTTGTGGGTACTGTTTAGTTCAAAATTGGGCGTAGTTAATATCCTATACGATAGTGTCTATTCCCAGATTACTTAAAACCGTTTATACAATTAGAAGTACGGAACATACAGAAACGGTATCACCCTAAGATCATAAAATATATCTTGATAGTAGGATGATTACGATATGAAAAATATAAAGAAACGTATATTTAATTTTCTGAAGTTTGTATGTATGATTTTGGTTTTGGGCACCCAAAGCTTGTTGCATGGTAGTTGGACGGTAGACGATACCAACCGAAAAACCATATAATAAATGACCTCGGGGCAGGCCTATGAGACATTAGAAGCGAAACCAATATTTATTTAAGGCAAGCGCCGGAGCATTATAAATCTCGATTAGCGGCCAAAAACAAAAATTGGGAATTAAATTTAAAACTTCTACAAGTCAAATTTAATTCCTTGTGCCAGCGGCAGCTCGGTCGTATAGTTGATGGTATTCGTTTGCCTTCTCATATATATTTTCCAAGCATCCGAACCACTTTCACGGCCACCACCAGTTTCTTTTTCCCCACCGAAGGCGCCACCAATTTCTGCACCCGATGTTCCTATATTAACGTTAGCGATACCACAATCACTTCCAGCAACGGACAAGAAACGTTCGGCTTCACGCAGATTATTGGTCATTATGGCAGATGAAAGCCCCTGAACAACCCCATTTTGAATTGCGATAGCATTTTCTAATTCTCCGGAATATTTTAGTAAATATAACACCGGTGCAAAAGTCTCGTGTTGCACAATTTCGTAGTCATTTTTGGCTTCTGCAATAGCCGGTTTAACATAGCAACCACTTTCGTAGCCTTTTCCTTCTAAGACTCCGCCTTCGACAATAATTTTTCCTCCTTCAGCCACTACTTTTTCCAATGCTTTGCTATAATGGTTTACTGCATCGGTATCAATTAGAGGCCCTACATGATTGTTTTCATCTAGCGGGTTTCCAATGCGTAGCTGACCATAGGCTGCAACCACAGCATCCTTTACCTTGTCGTATATGTCCTCATGGATAATTAATCTTCTTGTTGAGGTACAACGTTGGCCGGCAGTTCCGACAGCCCCAAAAACAGCACCGATAACGGTCATTTTAATATCCGCGTCCGGCGTAACGATTATAGCATTGTTACCTCCTAATTCCAATAGCGATTTTCCTAATCTTGCTGCCACGGCCTGGGCAACTATTTTACCCATTCGAATAGAACCGGTGGCCGAAACCAAAGGAATTCTACCATCTTGAGTCATGTATTCTCCTACTT
This genomic window from Maribacter sp. MJ134 contains:
- a CDS encoding metallophosphoesterase family protein — encoded protein: MMTQRTLVIGDIHSGLKALRQVLEKAAVTVNDKLIFLGDYVDGWSEAVETIDFLLQLNETHRCIFLRGNHDALCHQWLTGGDDNPMWFMHGGEATVKSYGKVDDSTKREHIMFYENLKDYYLDDANRLFLHAGFTNLKGVAYEYTSKTFYWDRTLWELVLSIDPNLKEGDMYFPKRLTHYKEIYIGHTPVTRMGKTTPQNAVNVWNIDTGAAFKGPLTAFDIQTKKYWQSEPVHTFYPNETGRN
- a CDS encoding acyl-ACP desaturase, encoding MSEKNIRLEVMQAIEPEVEGFMENFLIKPEDIWQPTDFLPDSESDGFLDHVEQLREESKELGYDFWVTMVADTITEEALPTYESWLMDVVGIDQHGEYKTNGWAKWVRAWTAEENRHGDVLNKYLYLSGRVNMKEIEITTQHLISDGFDIGTDRDPYKNFVYTSFQELATNISHKRVGQMAKKKGNALLGKMCTIIAGDEMRHHLAYREFVKTIMGHDPNGMMLAFADMMKQKIVMPAHFLRESGGTIGTAFENFSNCAQRLGVYTAQDYIDILAKLNAFWEIDAVRGLNDEAQKARDYLMKLPERLERIASRMKFPEDQYHFKWVEANGML
- a CDS encoding OmpA family protein — its product is MTKTTTNLLLMLITILAGTYFYITCCSECGVSVEQEPPKEVAAPIVPEATSYPFAFKDGDYAYNNNDNYNFNSSSSSILMPLAASMEEGITSLKGFLETNAGKVINITGYYKSDENNDSAYPNLGLARANAVKNHLVSNGISSSRINTMGALMESMVARENVYLGPVSYSLGGESEDAAEEMKALFDKINADPLTLYFNTAEASISLNAEQRQKVADISRYLDKMEGATANVVGHTDNTGVAATNMRLGLDRANFAKAYLMRNGIAESKIKTSSKGQTSPIESNATEEGRSKNRRTVVTLNN
- a CDS encoding aldehyde dehydrogenase family protein, whose protein sequence is MSKVAVEFGIDEALKALGITDLNDGTSTGSDNFSSGSIIESYSPVDGSLIGKVRTTSKEDYAKVMNTATNAFKTWRKKPAPLRGEIVRQFGEKLRALKEPLGKLVSYEMGKSYQEGLGEVQEMIDICDFAVGLSRQLHGLTMHSERPGHRMYEQYHALGVVGIISAFNFPVAVWAWNTALAWICGDVCVWKPSEKTPLCGVACQNIAAQVFKENNLPEGISCLINGDYKVGEYMTQDGRIPLVSATGSIRMGKIVAQAVAARLGKSLLELGGNNAIIVTPDADIKMTVIGAVFGAVGTAGQRCTSTRRLIIHEDIYDKVKDAVVAAYGQLRIGNPLDENNHVGPLIDTDAVNHYSKALEKVVAEGGKIIVEGGVLEGKGYESGCYVKPAIAEAKNDYEIVQHETFAPVLYLLKYSGELENAIAIQNGVVQGLSSAIMTNNLREAERFLSVAGSDCGIANVNIGTSGAEIGGAFGGEKETGGGRESGSDAWKIYMRRQTNTINYTTELPLAQGIKFDL